One genomic segment of Esox lucius isolate fEsoLuc1 chromosome 15, fEsoLuc1.pri, whole genome shotgun sequence includes these proteins:
- the LOC117595617 gene encoding uncharacterized protein LOC117595617, which translates to MRGGGIPRAARTVVSDEIRATIIDHVINHGLSLREAGERVQPNLSRSTVASIIRIFQQTNRMQRLPPSGGRGKLLNNDQELAIVEMVVANNVEDHEIFANIESISLTTITRTLSKHRVRMKQLYTVPFERNSERVKELRRQYVQRVMELEANQAPHEFIYIDEAGFNLSKRRRRGRNIIGKRATVDVPGQRGANITMCAAMANTGLLLHRCQVGPYNTERLLAFLNDLHQRLVPEHGQEGENMRTFVITWDNVAFHHSQAITAWFEVHPVLVSLFLPPYSPFLNPIEEFFSAWRWKVYDHQPHDQMSLLEAMDAGCRDITVQDCQGWIRHTKRFYPRCIALDDIRCDVDENMWPNPEDRRD; encoded by the exons ATGCGTGGTGGTGGCATTCCAAGGGCTGCAAGAACAGTAGTCAGTGATGAAATTCGTGCCACTATCATTGACCATGTAATCAACCACGGTCTCTCACTAAGAGAGGCTGGTGAAAGAGTCCAACCCAATTTGAGTCGGTCAACGGTTGCCTCCATTATTCGCATCTttcaacaaaccaacag AATGCAACGTCTTCCACCCTCTGGGGGAAGAGGAAAGCTCCTCAATAATGATCAAGAGCTTGCCATTGTAGAAATGGTTGTTGCAAATAATGTGGAGGACCATGAGATATTTGCCAATATAGAAAGCATCAGCCTCACAACCATTACGCGGACATTGTCCAAACACCGAGTGCGGATGAAGCAGCTCTACACTGTTCCCTTTgaaaggaacagtgagagagtCAAGGAGCTACGACGACAATATGTCCAG AGAGTTATGGAATTGGAAGCCAACCAGGCCCCTCATGAATTCATTTACATCGATGAGGCAGGATTCAATCTGTCCAAAAGGCGTCGACGTGGACGAAATATAATTGGAAAAAGGGCCACAGTTgatgtgccaggacagagaggggcaaaCATTACTATGTGTGCAGCAATGGCAAATACAGGATTACTCCTTCACAGATGCCAGGTTGGACCTTATAATACTGAGCGCCTCCTTGCGTTTCTTAATGATCTCCACCAGCGCCTGGTACCAGAGCACGGTCAGGAGGGTGAAAACATGAGGACCTTTGTAATTACCTGGGACAATGTTGCTTTCCATCATTCACAAGCAATAACAGCATGGTTTGAAGTCCACCCAGTACTGGTGAGTCTCTTCCTTCCACCCTATTCAcctttcctcaaccccatagaggagttcttttctgcatggaggtggaaggtttatgaccatCAGCCACATGACCAGATGTCCCTACTTGAAGCCATGGATGCTGGATGCAGGGATATCACAGTTCAAGATTGCCAAGGGTGGATCCGACATACCAAGCGGTTTTATCCCAGGTGCATCGCCTTAGATGatatcagatgtgatgttgacgAAAACATGTGGCCTAACCCTGAAGATCGCAGGGATTAG